From one Orcinus orca chromosome 10, mOrcOrc1.1, whole genome shotgun sequence genomic stretch:
- the SEC22C gene encoding vesicle-trafficking protein SEC22c isoform X2 → MSMILFACVVRVRDGLPLSASTDFYHSQDFLECRRRLKTLALRLAQYPGRGSAEGLDFSIHFSSSRDVACMAICSRQCPAAMAFCFLETLWWEFTASYDTTCIGLASRPYAFLEFDSVIQKVKWHFNYVNSTQMESSLEKIQEELKFQPPVVLTVEDTDVANGVMNGHPQMHLEPAPNFRMEPVTALGILSLILNIMCAALNLIRGIHLAEHSLQCYLYLFYSPARTMKVVLMLLFICLGNMYLHGLRNLWQILFHIGVAFLSSYQILTRQLQEKQSDCGV, encoded by the exons ATGTCCATGATCCTTTTTGCCTGTGTGGTTAGGGTGAGGGATGGACTGCCCCTCTCGGCCTCCACTGACTTTTACCACAGCCAAGATTTTCTGGAATGCAGGAGACGGCTCAAGACTTTAGCCTTGCGACTGGCCCAGTATCCAGGTCGAGGTTCTGCAGAAGGACTTGACTTCAGTATCCA CTTTTCTTCTTCGAGGGATGTAGCCTGCATGGCTATCTGCTCCCGCCAGTGTCCAGCAGCCATGGCCTTCTGCTTCCTGGAGACCCTGTGGTGGGAATTCACAGCTTCCTATGACACCACCTGCATTGGCCTAGCCTCCAGGCCATACGCCTTTCTCGAATTTG ACAGCGTCATTCAGAAAGTGAAGTGGCATTTTAACTATGTAAATTCCACCCAGATGGAGAGCAGCTTAGAAAAGATTCAGGAGGAACTCAAGTTCCAACCTCCAGTGGTTCTCACTGTGGAGGACACAGATGTGGCTAACGGGGTGATGAACGGTCACCCACAGATGCACTTGGAGCCTG CTCCTAATTTCCGAATGGAACCTGTGACAGCCCTGGGCATCCTCTCTCTTATTCTCAACATCATGTGCGCTGCTCTGAACCTCATTCGTGGAATTCACCTCGCAGAACATTCTTTACAG TGTTACTTGTACCTGTTCTACAGTCCAGCCAGGACCATGAaggtggtgctgatgctgctCTTTATTTGCCTGGGCAACATGTACCTGCATGGGCTGAGGAACCTCTGGCAAATCCTATTCCACATAGGAGTGGCTTTCCTGTCTTCATATCAGATACTGACGAGGCAGCTTCAGGAGAAGCAGTCTGACTGTGGAGTGTGA
- the SEC22C gene encoding vesicle-trafficking protein SEC22c isoform X4, whose amino-acid sequence MAICSRQCPAAMAFCFLETLWWEFTASYDTTCIGLASRPYAFLEFDSVIQKVKWHFNYVNSTQMESSLEKIQEELKFQPPVVLTVEDTDVANGVMNGHPQMHLEPAPNFRMEPVTALGILSLILNIMCAALNLIRGIHLAEHSLQVAHEEIGNILAFLIPFVACIFQCYLYLFYSPARTMKVVLMLLFICLGNMYLHGLRNLWQILFHIGVAFLSSYQILTRQLQEKQSDCGV is encoded by the exons ATGGCTATCTGCTCCCGCCAGTGTCCAGCAGCCATGGCCTTCTGCTTCCTGGAGACCCTGTGGTGGGAATTCACAGCTTCCTATGACACCACCTGCATTGGCCTAGCCTCCAGGCCATACGCCTTTCTCGAATTTG ACAGCGTCATTCAGAAAGTGAAGTGGCATTTTAACTATGTAAATTCCACCCAGATGGAGAGCAGCTTAGAAAAGATTCAGGAGGAACTCAAGTTCCAACCTCCAGTGGTTCTCACTGTGGAGGACACAGATGTGGCTAACGGGGTGATGAACGGTCACCCACAGATGCACTTGGAGCCTG CTCCTAATTTCCGAATGGAACCTGTGACAGCCCTGGGCATCCTCTCTCTTATTCTCAACATCATGTGCGCTGCTCTGAACCTCATTCGTGGAATTCACCTCGCAGAACATTCTTTACAG GTTGCACATGAAGAAATTGGAAATATTCTggcttttcttattccttttgtaGCCTGCATTTTCCAG TGTTACTTGTACCTGTTCTACAGTCCAGCCAGGACCATGAaggtggtgctgatgctgctCTTTATTTGCCTGGGCAACATGTACCTGCATGGGCTGAGGAACCTCTGGCAAATCCTATTCCACATAGGAGTGGCTTTCCTGTCTTCATATCAGATACTGACGAGGCAGCTTCAGGAGAAGCAGTCTGACTGTGGAGTGTGA
- the SEC22C gene encoding vesicle-trafficking protein SEC22c isoform X1 has product MSMILFACVVRVRDGLPLSASTDFYHSQDFLECRRRLKTLALRLAQYPGRGSAEGLDFSIHFSSSRDVACMAICSRQCPAAMAFCFLETLWWEFTASYDTTCIGLASRPYAFLEFDSVIQKVKWHFNYVNSTQMESSLEKIQEELKFQPPVVLTVEDTDVANGVMNGHPQMHLEPAPNFRMEPVTALGILSLILNIMCAALNLIRGIHLAEHSLQVAHEEIGNILAFLIPFVACIFQCYLYLFYSPARTMKVVLMLLFICLGNMYLHGLRNLWQILFHIGVAFLSSYQILTRQLQEKQSDCGV; this is encoded by the exons ATGTCCATGATCCTTTTTGCCTGTGTGGTTAGGGTGAGGGATGGACTGCCCCTCTCGGCCTCCACTGACTTTTACCACAGCCAAGATTTTCTGGAATGCAGGAGACGGCTCAAGACTTTAGCCTTGCGACTGGCCCAGTATCCAGGTCGAGGTTCTGCAGAAGGACTTGACTTCAGTATCCA CTTTTCTTCTTCGAGGGATGTAGCCTGCATGGCTATCTGCTCCCGCCAGTGTCCAGCAGCCATGGCCTTCTGCTTCCTGGAGACCCTGTGGTGGGAATTCACAGCTTCCTATGACACCACCTGCATTGGCCTAGCCTCCAGGCCATACGCCTTTCTCGAATTTG ACAGCGTCATTCAGAAAGTGAAGTGGCATTTTAACTATGTAAATTCCACCCAGATGGAGAGCAGCTTAGAAAAGATTCAGGAGGAACTCAAGTTCCAACCTCCAGTGGTTCTCACTGTGGAGGACACAGATGTGGCTAACGGGGTGATGAACGGTCACCCACAGATGCACTTGGAGCCTG CTCCTAATTTCCGAATGGAACCTGTGACAGCCCTGGGCATCCTCTCTCTTATTCTCAACATCATGTGCGCTGCTCTGAACCTCATTCGTGGAATTCACCTCGCAGAACATTCTTTACAG GTTGCACATGAAGAAATTGGAAATATTCTggcttttcttattccttttgtaGCCTGCATTTTCCAG TGTTACTTGTACCTGTTCTACAGTCCAGCCAGGACCATGAaggtggtgctgatgctgctCTTTATTTGCCTGGGCAACATGTACCTGCATGGGCTGAGGAACCTCTGGCAAATCCTATTCCACATAGGAGTGGCTTTCCTGTCTTCATATCAGATACTGACGAGGCAGCTTCAGGAGAAGCAGTCTGACTGTGGAGTGTGA
- the SEC22C gene encoding vesicle-trafficking protein SEC22c isoform X3 — protein MFTAQEHLNHVQSFSSSRDVACMAICSRQCPAAMAFCFLETLWWEFTASYDTTCIGLASRPYAFLEFDSVIQKVKWHFNYVNSTQMESSLEKIQEELKFQPPVVLTVEDTDVANGVMNGHPQMHLEPAPNFRMEPVTALGILSLILNIMCAALNLIRGIHLAEHSLQVAHEEIGNILAFLIPFVACIFQCYLYLFYSPARTMKVVLMLLFICLGNMYLHGLRNLWQILFHIGVAFLSSYQILTRQLQEKQSDCGV, from the exons ATGTTCACTGCTCAAGAACATCTTAACCACGTGCAGAG CTTTTCTTCTTCGAGGGATGTAGCCTGCATGGCTATCTGCTCCCGCCAGTGTCCAGCAGCCATGGCCTTCTGCTTCCTGGAGACCCTGTGGTGGGAATTCACAGCTTCCTATGACACCACCTGCATTGGCCTAGCCTCCAGGCCATACGCCTTTCTCGAATTTG ACAGCGTCATTCAGAAAGTGAAGTGGCATTTTAACTATGTAAATTCCACCCAGATGGAGAGCAGCTTAGAAAAGATTCAGGAGGAACTCAAGTTCCAACCTCCAGTGGTTCTCACTGTGGAGGACACAGATGTGGCTAACGGGGTGATGAACGGTCACCCACAGATGCACTTGGAGCCTG CTCCTAATTTCCGAATGGAACCTGTGACAGCCCTGGGCATCCTCTCTCTTATTCTCAACATCATGTGCGCTGCTCTGAACCTCATTCGTGGAATTCACCTCGCAGAACATTCTTTACAG GTTGCACATGAAGAAATTGGAAATATTCTggcttttcttattccttttgtaGCCTGCATTTTCCAG TGTTACTTGTACCTGTTCTACAGTCCAGCCAGGACCATGAaggtggtgctgatgctgctCTTTATTTGCCTGGGCAACATGTACCTGCATGGGCTGAGGAACCTCTGGCAAATCCTATTCCACATAGGAGTGGCTTTCCTGTCTTCATATCAGATACTGACGAGGCAGCTTCAGGAGAAGCAGTCTGACTGTGGAGTGTGA